A genomic window from Companilactobacillus alimentarius DSM 20249 includes:
- a CDS encoding NAD(P)H-binding protein, giving the protein MPKIILLGATSNISKYLIPMLLSETDSELTLFARRATQRLTEYQDNPRITLIDGNWNNQADLDKSISGQDIVYLATGHFIEANENVVSAMKKNQVSRLIVAGGLGIYDEVAGKFGQWNAKMMGDYTGIKKAAAVIDNSGLDYTFLRMSWLYNQDNNLKYQIVPQGEPMKGTQVTRQAIARLITDIVEDPALYKAESIGVVEPNTEWDKPSFY; this is encoded by the coding sequence ATGCCAAAAATAATTTTATTAGGTGCAACAAGTAATATTTCCAAATATTTAATTCCAATGTTATTGAGCGAAACGGACTCAGAATTGACGCTTTTTGCTAGAAGAGCTACCCAAAGACTAACAGAATATCAAGATAATCCGCGAATTACTTTGATTGATGGCAACTGGAATAATCAAGCTGATTTAGATAAGAGTATCTCTGGTCAGGACATCGTTTACCTAGCTACCGGACATTTTATTGAAGCCAACGAGAATGTTGTTTCAGCGATGAAAAAGAATCAAGTTAGTAGATTAATCGTTGCTGGTGGCTTAGGAATTTATGACGAAGTAGCCGGTAAGTTCGGACAATGGAATGCAAAGATGATGGGCGATTACACAGGAATAAAAAAGGCCGCAGCAGTAATTGATAACAGTGGCCTGGATTACACTTTCTTGAGAATGAGTTGGTTATACAATCAAGATAATAATTTAAAGTATCAAATTGTTCCTCAAGGTGAACCAATGAAGGGGACACAGGTAACTCGCCAAGCTATCGCTAGATTGATCACTGACATAGTTGAAGATCCAGCCTTGTATAAAGCAGAAAGTATTGGGGTTGTAGAACCAAATACAGAATGGGATAAACCATCCTTTTACTAA
- a CDS encoding SDR family oxidoreductase encodes MSVKNKVVVITGASSGIGAATAKLLASNGAKVVLGARREERLQKISQEINDAGGESTYKATDVTKPEDLKALVELAKSKFGAIDVIFNNAGIMLTSPVSELKVADWNRMVDVNLKGVLNGVAAVMPDFTAQKHGQIVTTSSVAGLKGSIGSGVYGATKFAVRDLMEVIRMESAQEKTNIRTATLYPAAINTELLKHITDDNSKQRMDKFYQAVGITPDAIARVVNFAIDQPEDVNVNEFTIYPTKQS; translated from the coding sequence ATGTCAGTTAAAAATAAAGTAGTTGTAATTACAGGAGCATCATCAGGTATTGGAGCGGCAACTGCTAAATTGTTAGCAAGTAATGGAGCTAAGGTCGTTTTAGGTGCAAGACGTGAAGAACGTTTACAAAAGATTAGTCAAGAAATTAATGACGCTGGTGGTGAATCAACTTACAAGGCTACTGACGTTACAAAGCCAGAAGATTTGAAGGCACTAGTAGAATTGGCTAAATCAAAATTTGGTGCTATCGACGTCATCTTCAACAATGCTGGAATCATGTTGACTTCACCAGTTAGTGAATTAAAAGTAGCAGATTGGAACAGAATGGTTGATGTTAATTTGAAAGGTGTTCTCAATGGTGTAGCCGCAGTAATGCCAGATTTCACCGCACAAAAACATGGTCAAATCGTTACTACTTCTTCCGTTGCCGGACTCAAAGGATCAATTGGTTCTGGTGTTTATGGAGCAACTAAATTTGCTGTCAGAGACTTAATGGAAGTAATCCGAATGGAAAGTGCTCAAGAAAAAACTAATATTAGAACTGCTACTTTGTATCCAGCAGCCATTAATACTGAACTATTGAAGCACATTACTGATGATAATTCGAAACAGAGAATGGACAAGTTTTATCAAGCTGTGGGAATTACACCTGATGCGATTGCCCGTGTGGTTAACTTTGCAATCGACCAACCAGAAGATGTCAATGTTAATGAATTTACTATTTATCCAACAAAACAAAGCTAA